From one Coffea eugenioides isolate CCC68of chromosome 11, Ceug_1.0, whole genome shotgun sequence genomic stretch:
- the LOC113754366 gene encoding uncharacterized protein LOC113754366, whose product MDEAFLTAYVSFRENNIWDNRKSLETNYDMLAAHLASNHILTVTGQQLQTRFYYIKKKWDLFCNLRGISSKTETGVGWSEDSYCFTADDEHWANLEQTNASYVDFKKENSCYWYDRLTPLLLGRHATGSRAQSASEVVHLEPPRRERINSASKSRKGKGKASSSRVPTPVNVPAVEDDDDVYYVPPVPGAVGQKRSASSLGTSGEPEGSRGSKSTRSSTGLEDALSKIGNYTDFVLEDRRSRSDYDSLHGIMQCQDVITSMDIPDEWRLEACDHYAKYENEGARIIFIRASAADRYGYILKLMKAKGLA is encoded by the exons ATGGATGAAGCTTTCCTCACAGCCTACGTCAGTTTTCGGGAAAATAACATTTGGGACAACAGGAAGTCGCTAGAGACCAACTACGACATGTTGGCAGCCCATTTGGCGAGCAATCACATACTGACTGTGACTGGCCAGCAATTGCAGACCAGATTCTATTACATCAAGAAGAAATGGGACCTGTTCTGCAATCTGCGTGGGATTTCATCAAAGACAGAGACCGGGGTTGGGTGGAGTGAGGACAGCTACTGTTTCACTGCTGATGATGAACATTGGGCCAACTTGGAGCAG ACCAATGCCTCGTACGTTGACTTCAAAAAAGAGAATTCATGCTACTGGTACGATCGGTTGACACCTCTACTGCTTGGAAGACATGCCACAGGCAGCCGTGCCCAGTCTGCAAGCGAGGTCGTTCATTTGGAACCGCCTCGCCGAGAACGGATCAACTCTGCTAGTAAAAGTCGAAAGGGAAAAGGTAAAGCCTCTAGCTCGAGGGTGCCTACTCCGGTGAACGTACCAGCAGTTGAGGATGACGACGACGTCTACTATGTTCCCCCAGTTCCTGGTGCAGTTGGACAAAAACGGTCAGCCTCAAGCCTAGGAACCAGTGGTGAACCTGAAGGGAGTAGAGGTTCAAAATCGACACGGTCATCTACTGGTCTTGAGGATGCTCTAAGCAAGATCGGGAATTACACCGACTTCGTTCTTGAGGACAGACGGAGTAGGTCGGACTACGACTCCCTCCACGGCATAATGCAGTGCCAGGATGTGATCACCTCAATGGATATTCCGGACGAGTGGAGACTTGAAGCATGTGATCACTATGCCAAATATGAGAACGAGGGTGCAAGGATTATTTTTATTAGAGCTTCTGCAGCCGATCGCTACGGCTACATCCTGAAGTTGATGAAGGCGAAAGGCTTGGCCTAA
- the LOC113752667 gene encoding elongation factor 1-alpha-like encodes MGKEKVHINIVVIGHVDSGKSTTTGHFIYKLGGIDKRVMQRFEKEAAEMNKRSFKYAWVLDKLKAERERGITIDIALWKFETTNVTAQYQIAVVRVLTDELKRSRPLD; translated from the exons ATGGGTAAGGAAAAGGTTCATATCAACATTGTGGTCATTGGTCACGTCGACTCTGGAAAGTCGACCACTACTGGTCACTTCATCTACAAGCTTGGAGGAATTGACAAGCGTGTGATGCAGAGGTTTGAGAAAGAAGCTGCTGAAATGAACAAGAGGTCATTCAAGTATGCTTGGGTGCTTGACAAGCTCAAGGCTGAGCGTGAACGTGGTATCACCATTGATATTGCCTTGTGGAAGTTTGAGACCACGAATGTTACTGCACAG TATCAAATAGCAGTCGTGAGAGTCTTAACCGATGAACTAAAAAGAAGCAGGCCACTGGATTAA
- the LOC113752669 gene encoding putative nuclease HARBI1, with amino-acid sequence MAWNNRRGARGRNADRMRQDEEDEALLLMSASLMLMHPSLAHVDNNQPLPQHDGSFTDRQWVESVLYGHHRRSIDNMRITVDNFLLLSNILVERQYVPHNYQQRVPIQEALAMTLMLVSHKHTHRVLGTIFDRSIETINRNIKKVLRGLCLFAAEIIRPGDQTAVHPRIVNSTNFYPWFKDAVGAMDGTHISACPPTGEQMAYTNRHGWQSQNVLAVCDHDMRFIYVYAGWEGSAHDARVLESALAYPSDFPLPQPGRYYLVDAAYKNAPGFMPPYKNVGSESPAKALFNTRHSQLRNVIERTFGVLKKRFKWLKGPVDNFYMSTQISIVIACCALHNFLRMHQPEDAHFQRFESEDVHLNEEPEIGGLVPQPFALNVSPAELAEWKAKRDYIATQMYAARGRRRR; translated from the exons ATGGCCTGGAACAACCGCCGTGGTGCTAGAGGACGCAATGCGGACCGCATGAGGCAAGATGAGGAAGATGAGGCCTTACTTCTTATGAGTGCCTCGTTAATGTTAATGCATCCGTCACTTGCACACGTGGATAATAATCAACCACTTCCGCAACATGATGGGTCATTCACAGATAGGCAGTGGGTCGAAAGCGTACTCTACGGTCATCATAGACGCTCAATAGACAACATGCGTATCACGGTTGATAATTTCTTGCTGCTGTCCAATATCCTTGTCGAGAGACAATACGTTCCACACAATTACCAACAGCGCGTGCCCATACAGGAGGCGCTTGCTATGACCTTAATGTTGGTCAGCCACAAGCATACGCACCGTGtcttggggacaatttttgATCGATCCATCGAGACGATTAATCGAAATATAAAAAAGGTGCTCCGAGGCCTGTGTCTATTTGCAGCTGAAATAATACGACCGGGTGACCAGACTGCAGTTCATCCACGAATTGTAAACTCAACTAATTTTTATCCATGGTTCAAG GATGCCGTGGGAGCGATGGATGGTACCCACATCTCAGCTTGTCCTCCGACAGGCGAGCAAATGGCATATACAAATCGGCACGGGTGGCAATCACAGAATGTTCTGGCAGTTTGTGACCATGACATGCGCTTCATCTATGTGTATGCTGGATGGGAGGGAAGTGCACACGATGCGCGAGTGTTGGAGTCAGCATTAGCATATCCGTCCGATTTTCCACTGCCGCAACCTG GCCGGTACTACTTAGTTGATGCGGCATACAAGAATGCTCCAGGTTTCATGCCCCCGTATAAGAACGTGGGGTCCGAATCTCCGGCAAAGGCCTTGTTCAATACTCGACATTCGCAACTTCGCAATGTCATTGAGCGCACATTTGGTGTGCTTAAGAAAAGATTCAAATGGTTAAAGGGTCCGGTAGATAATTTCTATATGAGCACTCAAATCAGTATAGTCATTGCTTGTTGTGCGTTGCACAACTTTTTAAGGATGCACCAACCAGAAGATGCCCATTTTCAACGGTTTGAATCAGAAGACGTGCACTTAAATGAAGAGCCAGAAATAGGCGGGCTAGTACCTCAGCCGTTCGCATTAAACGTATCTCCTGCAGAGCTGGCGGAATGGAAAGCTAAACGAGACTACATAGCGACTCAAATGTACGCAGCACGGGGGCGACGCCGCCGTTAG
- the LOC113752670 gene encoding F-box/FBD/LRR-repeat protein At3g26920-like, whose protein sequence is MKVVKFVDRVLLLSDVQSLHKFCLKWEFDCDIFNMNRWVTPAIACNVQVLDVSLYCPDVWYKLPRSLYTWETLELLELSNHIVIKVPNFVCLPRLVTLNLNLVEFESNDSVQKLIAGCAVLKSLHIKRDVCPDVVIIAILSPVLERLYGCWRVPKQVPSWLLSSLREIFIQNFTGLKDELSTARYLLNHGRALKRIKLHSGLPPDDIKEKFRLRGYQSSPESHLHV, encoded by the exons ATGAAAGTTGTGAAGTTTGTTGACAGGGTTTTGCTTCTCAGTGATGTGCAATCACTACATAAGTTCTGTCTGAAGTGGGAATTTGACTGTGATATCTTCAACATGAATAGATGGGTCACCCCTGCAATTGCTTGTAATGTTCAAGTGCTTGATGTCTCTCTTTATTGTCCTGATGTATGGTATAAATTGCCTAGGAGCCTCTATACTTGGGAAACACTGGAACTTCTTGAATTATCCAATCATATTGTCATCAAAGTTCCAAACTTCGTCTGTCTTCCTAGGCTTGTTACCCTGAACCTTAATTTAGTTGAATTTGAATCCAATGATTCTGTTCAGAAGCTTATAGCTGGCTGTGCAGTATTAAAATCCTTACATATCAAAAGAGATGTTTGTCCTGATGTGGTTATTATTGCAATATTATCTCCTGTTCTAGAAAGACTATA TGGATGCTGGAGGGTTCCTAAGCAAGTTCCCAGTTGGTTGCTGTCAAGTCTCAGAgaaatttttattcaaaattttacTGGCCTCAAAGATGAGCTTTCAACAGCAAGGTATCTTCTGAATCATGGAAGAGCCCTCAAAAGAATAAAGCTACATTCTGGTCTACCTCCGGATGACATCAAGGAAAAGTTCCGCTTAAGAGGATATCAATCTTCCCCAGAAAGTCATCTACATGTGTGA